Within the Staphylococcus argenteus genome, the region TTGTAAAAACATATAATTACCACCCCATAAGTCACCATGTAATAAAGACGGTTTACTTTGATGATTCTTTAATTCCGTCACAATTTGATGTCGCACTTTGTCATATACTTTGATATCGTTGGCATCCCATAGCCCCCTATTTAACAACGCATCTTTCAAATGGTCCATGCGCTTGTCGACAAAAATGGTACACCAATCGTCTTGCCAATGATTATCAAAGGAAATATCGCCACCCTCATAAGGTAATGGGAAGCCAAATTTGCCTTCTTCTTGTTGCTGACTGTGTAATTGAGCTACGAGTTTCCCTAACTGGCGTTGACTTCCTGAAGCCCCTTCTTCTAAATATGTCATCACTAAATACGCATCACCGTTAACTTCGCCACTTGCAATCACTCTAGGTGCCGTGATGCCGGCACGCTCAAATTCATTTAAACCCGCAATTTCTGCAGCATAAAAGGATTCTTTACGCCCACGTTGGACAAGTAAGAAAAATGTATCTGCATCGGTTTCGACTCGATATGCTTCATTTACATCACCACCACTAACTGGTGAAATATCTTTAATATCTTTTAAAGGTAAATGCTCTAACCATTGTTCATTCATACAAACACCTTCCAATCTACTTACTTTATAATATTATATTGCCTAATTAAGATGATTTAATCTTAAAATTATTTGTAGTACTTGCGTCAATTTTCAAAACTTTTTAGTTTTAACTAGGAAATTATGTAGGGAAATGCTAGTCTATTAAAAGAATATATTTCACATATATTAAGTTGAGGATAGTAAGCCTCAAATATAATGAAATAGGAGCATACTCATGTACAAATTAATTAAACCTTTCTTATTCAAAATCGAACCCGAAAAAGCACACGGACTAACTATCGATGCATTAAAAACGTTACAAAAGTTTCCAGTTTTATTCCCAGTCGTCGATAAACTATTCACTTACAAGAACCCAATGTTATCACAAACGATACAAGGTAATACGTACGACAATCCAATTGGCTTAGCAGCTGGTTTCGACAAATCTTGCGAAGTGCCAAAAGCATTGGAACACCTTGGATTTGGTGCATTAGAATTAGGTGGTATCACACCTAAACCTCAACCGGGTAACCCTCAACCACGCATGTTCAGATTATTAGAAGATGATGCCTTGATAAATCGTATGGGTTTCAATAATATTGGTATGAACAAAGCACTCAGCCATTTGCGTAAACATGCTTATCAAGTACCTGTTGGTATCAATGTTGGTGTGAATAAAATGACACCTTATGAAGCACGTTATCAAGATTATATAAAAGTCATTGATACGTTTAAACACGACGTTTCATTTTTCACAGTCAATATCAGTTCTCCAAATACTGAAAACCTTCAAAATTTCCATGATAAAGATGAATTTTCAATGTTATGTCAAGCTTTAACAACATTTAAAAAACAACATGATGTAACAGTGCCAATTTATTTAAAGCTAACGTCTGATATGGATTTCGATGGCTTAAAAGCACTATTACCGGCGATTACTAAAACATTTGACGGTGTCATCTTAGCAAACACAACGCGCCAACGAGATGGTTTAACTTCCGCTAATAAAGTCGAAGAAGGCGGTTTGAGTGGTCGTCCATTATTTGAACGTAATTTAAAATTAATTAAGTATGCTTATCAACAAACAAATGGTGAATTTTTAATTATAGGTACAGGCGGCGTATTCAGTACTGAAGATGCAATCAAGATGATGCGTCACGGTGCATCACTGATTCAAATTTATTCATCACTTGTTATTGAAGGCCCAGGTTTAACTAAGAAAATGAATAAAGGCATCGCGCGCTACTTAAAAGATAATCATTTTAACAATGTCAATGATATTATAGGACTAGATGCCTAACCCAACATAGTCAAATGATACGTTAAAACTTGCTGAATCGTCTTAATAAAATTATGATATAACTCAAGAAGATATATTTATCACCATTTTCAAAATAATGGCTTAAATATCATATATCATCAAATATAGCGTTTTTATAACGGAGGCGTTTGTTATGACTAAAGAAACAGATAATAAAAAAACAATATCGACTTCTGACAACAAAGACACACAGCAACAAAATCAACCTGAAGAAGATGAACGTCAAGGTTTGAATGGTTATCGTAAAACAGATCTTGATTTAGAAATCGAGCAAGAGCTACGTGAAATGATGAAAACAGGAGAAAATGAAACGAAAAATGACTACAAAAAGTTTAAAGTGTTTTCACTTATTTCAACACTTGTCATTGTCATTTTAGCAATTATACGATTTGTTCATAAAATGATGTAAGCTTCGTCATTGAGAGTGAGACTTTGATTGATGTCTCTGGATCCAGATATTCATGATAACTACAATATTTACGATTATATAAATAACCCGAGATTTTAGTATGATTCATGTCACTAAAATCTCGGGTTATTATTTGATATATTCTATGTAAGACAAGGCCTGTATACCTTTACGTCACACACTAGATTAATCTGGATATTGTTCTAAAAATGCTTTCGCTTCTTTATTAACTGTTTTAAAATCAATACCTTGTTGCATCGCTGCAAAGACGCAGCCACAATAACACTGCCTAAAGATATTATAGTCATTACACATTTCTATAGAACGTTCATAACCTTTACTTTTCTTAAAATCACTTGGCAAATAGTTCACATCGTATATTTTTTGAACATCCATACCAAGTTCATTGATTAATTGTGCGTTCTTTTTAGGTGATAATGTTAATGCACTTCCGAAGTAATCATAGCCATGTTCTACAGCTGCTTTAGCTACAATATCTAAACGCATTTCAAAACAAGCAGTACAACGTAAACCGCCTTCTTTTTCATCAGCTAATTCTTTATCCTTCACCATTTTCATAAACTTATGTGGTTCATAAGGTGCTTCAATATACTTCACATTCGCACCAGTCTTGCGATTAAAGTCTTCCACAAATTGTTCTTGCACTTTAGCACGTCGTAAATATTCATTTTTCGGATGGATATTTGAATTCGCGAAATATATTGCAATGTCTGCATATTGAGTCAAAAACTCTAATGTATATGTACTACAAGGCGCACAACAGCTATGCAATAAGATTTTAGGTCTGATTGCTTCTCTTTCCCACTGCCCGATTAACTTTTTAAGCACCTTGTCATAATTAATTTTTTGATTTTTCATTTTACCAATAATTGGTTCAGCATTAATCATGATTTAACCTCCCACATTGAATCATTAACTTCTATTATATATGATTCTTATTAAATGTCAGTCAAAAAAGTTAGAAATCCATTTTAATACATTTATATTTCTAAAATCCCTTATGTATCTGAAGGAATTTAATTTAAGGTCTACTTGACAAAGTGTTGTTCAAGTTGCAATACTCTTCTCTATCATGGATTAATTAGTTTAAGTGACGAATACTATATTTATGAATCATATTTTTTATTTGTTCTAAATTCTTGGCGTCTGTAGCCACAGATACGTAACTATCTGGGCGTACTAGAAATACTGAGTTTTCCTTAATACCTTTAGCATACATTGATTTGTTCCAAGGAACGTTATACATTGGAACCCCTGTTTCATAGGCTAATTGTTTAACATCTTGTGTCATTGTCCCATATAGGTGTATTTGCCAATCATATGATTTTAAGGGTACAAAGTTATCAATGTTTTCGTTATAAATCCATGGTAGACGATCCCCACCTTTAATTTTGCCATATTCTCCAGTACTTAATTCACTTTGATGATAGTTTAAATTGGTTTGAGAAATAGTTTTAAATAATAATTTTTTCAGAGTATTAAATCGTAATAATTTGGGTGCTAAGAAAGGAATAACAAAGTTTTTAACCATACGACTATTAACCATGATTTGAAAAGCTGTATCAGTCGTACTAACTAATTTTTTGGCGAACTCAATACGTTCTGGTTCATAAGTATCTAACAAATTTGTCGATGCTTTACCTTTTAATACCGCTGAGATTTTCCAGGCTAAATTAAGTGCATCGCTGATACCTGTATTCATACCTTGCCCACCTGCCGGACTATGAATATGACCAGCATCACCACAAATGAAAATGCGACCCACTCGAAACCTTTCGGCTACACGATGATGAGCACGATAAGATGAATACCAATTCACCTTGTTTACTTTAATTGGTAAGATACGTTCTACATGAGGAATAAGTGTCACAAAATCTTTAGGAGCATCACCATCCACTTTTAAATTGTCAGGGACTAATCCAATCAATCTCAATTGCCCTTTAAATCTAACAGGAAATCCCATACAAAAATAATTATAATGGAAGCCCATGGATGCATCTTTTAATTCTGTTCCATTTTCTACGTCAGCAACAAAAAAGGTTTGTCGATAAGTACCACCAGCGAAACCAATATCAAGTGATTTTCTAACAACACTACTTGCGCCATCGCAACCACAAATATAAGAAAAAGTTTGTGTTGAAACGCTACCGTCAGGTGATTGAATTTTAGCTGTTACAGCATTACCCTCGTCTGTAAACGATACTAATTCATGCTTCCAATCAATATGACCACCTAAGTTTTTCAGTTCATCAACAAGAATTTTTTCATGAATGTCTTGGGGTAATGTTAAAACATATGGATAAGGGCTAATACCTTTGCCTAATTTACCTAATGGAATTTGTGCGATTGCTTTTTTATCTTTATACAGCTTTAATGTAGCTGCTTCAATACCGCTTTCAACAATTCTATCTACAAATCCAAATTGCTGGTAGAATTCTAATACTCTAGATTGAATAGCCATGGCACGAGAAGCAGTACCCGACCCTTCATTTTTATCAATAATTTTAAATGGAACACCTTGATTACTTAATGAAATTGCCATAGCTAGTCCACTAGGTCCAGCGCCAACTATTAATACTCCATTGTTCATATTTATCTATCTCCTATACAATTTACTTTTTTATTATTGATTAAGCATATATCGATTAGCTAGAGTGTTAAATTACTACAAATTAGAAAATGAACACTTTCAAATATGTGTTCATTAAAATTAATCACCATACATAATAATTACCACGGTGTTTATACGCGCTCTTTCTATGTCTAAACAATCAAATAATTCATATATTGAGATATTCAAAATCTCAATCAAAAATAAAATGCCACGTAATTAAGTTATGCACACCAAAAGTGCATATAGGAGGTTTGCATTTTGAAAATTGGTTTTCAAGCGTTTTACCTGGATTACAAAATTAAAATTTTTAAGAGAATTGATTAAATACATATGATTACGAAAAGAAATTTAGCGATCATTTGAGTAAATAAAAAAGTAAAAGCACTAGTTTAGATAAAGCAATTGGATTTGTAATTTCATCCTTCAATTTATCATGTATTTTACAAAAGATTGATTTCAATTCATCGTAAAAGTTATACTTTTGCCATTTTTTAATGTAACATGGTGTTAGTAATAAAAATAATACATTGAGGTGTTTTACATGACAGCATTATTCCCTTATATCGCTTTTGAAAATTCAAAAGAAGCCCTTGCATATTACGAAGAAGTATTTGGTGCAACTGACGTTAAACGTTTAGAAGTTGGCGAAGAACAAGCATCACATTTTGGTATGTCTAAAGAACAAGCACAAGAAGCAACTATGCATGCTGAATTTGAAGTGCTTGGCGTTAAAGTTTTATGTTCAGATTCTTTCGGCCGTGCTGACAAAATTAATAATGGTATTTCATTATTAATCGATTATGATGTTAATAATAAAGAAGATGCTGATAAAGTTGAAACATTCTATGAACAAATTAAAGATCATGCTTCAATTGAAATAGAATTACCATTTGCTGACCAATTCTGGGGTGGCAAAATGGGCATCTTTACCGATAAATATGGCGTTCGTTGGATGTTACATGGTCAAGATTATAACGCGATGCCACAGTAATATTATTGCTGAAGATATCATTTAATAATATGGTTTAACATTTTTAGCAAGGCAAGCCACTCTCGATTCATGGCTTGCCTTATTTTATTGTATATTTTTAATTATCGTTGCAGGCCCTTGATTGACAATCATATTAAAATGCCTAATTAAGTCAACTTTGTCTATACGGTTTGGATCTTCTACCCAATGTCTTATTAAAGACAATCCCGCACCTGAAACATAACTCATAAAGTATGAAAATGGTATACCATTAATTTGATCATTTTCATTTTTATAACGTTGTAAATGACACATTATTAAGTCATATAGTTTTTCGTGTATATTCGAATCTTTCCCCATACGAAACATCAATTGATAAAATGGTATATTTTCTTCTATGTTTCCTATTAAGATTTTCATAATGTTATATATATTATCCGCCGATAGTCCAGTCGCTTCATTCGAAGTATTATCATTAATAAATGTTTTAATTTCCTCCAACTGCTGATCTTCCAATTTTTCCAGTAAATCATATTTATCATAATAATGCGTATAAAACGTACTTCTGTTAACATCAGCTAAATCTGCAATTTGTTGCACCGTAACCTGTTCCAATTGTTGATGCTGTAACAATTCTATAAATGCATCTCTAATCGCGATTTGTGATTTTCTAATACGTCGATCTATTGTCATCCTTATCACGTCCTTAGCTAATGATTATTAACAATTATAAACGTTATGTTCATTATCCTACAAATCTCCAACATTGATGATTGGCACACAATGTTTACCTGTTTAATATAGGTGATACAAACAAACAGAAAAAGGTGATAACAATGAACCAACATTTACTAGGAAATCCAAAATTAACTGTAACTCATGTCAACGAAGTGAAAGCCGGTATTAACCACATCGTTGTCGACAGTGTTCAATATGGAAATCAAGAAATGATTATGGAAAAAGATGTCACTGTGGAAATGCGCGATGGCGAAAAATTATATATTAATATTTTCAGACCAAATAAAGATGGCAAATTCCCTGTAGTTATGTCTGCAGATACTTACGGCAAAGATAATAAGCCTAAAATCACTAATATGGGTGCCCTTTGGCCAACATTAGGCGCCATTCCGACATCTAGTTTTACACCTGAAGAATCACCAGACCCAGGATTTTGGGTGCCAAATGATTATGTTGTAGTCAAAGTTGCATTACGCGGTAGTGACAAATCAAAAGGCGTCTTATCTCCATGGTCAAAAAGAGAAGCAGAAGATTATTACGAAGTGATTGAATGGGCAGCAAAACAGTCATGGAGTAATGGAAATATCGGGACAAATGGCGTTTCTTATCTTGCGGTGACTCAATGGTGGGTCGCATCATTAAATCCACCACATTTAAAAGCAATGATTCCTTGGGAAGGCTTAAATGATATGTATAGAGAAGTAGCCTTTCACGGAGGTATACCGGATACTGGCTTTTATCGTTTCTGGACTCAAGGTATTTTTGCGAGATGGACAGATAATCCAAATATCGAAGATCTGATACAAGCACAACAAGCACACCCATTGTTCGATGATTTTTGGAAACAGCGTCAAGTGCCATTATCACAAATTAAAACACCTCTACTAACATGTGCTAGTTGGTCTACACAAGGTTTGCACAACCGTGGCTCTTTTGAAGGATTTAAACAAGCTGCATCAGAAGAAAAATGGCTATATGTTCATGGGCGCAAAGAATGGGAAAGCTACTACGCTAGAGAGAATCTTGAACGCCAAAAAGCATTTTTTGATTGTTACCTTAAGGATGAAAATAACGATTGGAAAGATACGCCTCATGTCATTTATGAAGTTAGAGATCAATTTTATAAAGGCGAATTCAAATCAGCGTCAGTGTTCCCTTTACCTAACACAGAATATACACCATTGTATTTGAATGCTGACAATCACACATTGAATCATGCAAAGATTAGTAGTGAGCGTGTTGCACAGTATGACTCTGAAGATAAACAACAAGATGTGCGTTTTAAATATACATTTGACAAAGATACTGAGTTAGTTGGAAACATGAACTTAAAACTATGGGTAAGCACTACAGAATCAGACGATATGGATTTATTTGCAGGTATTAAAAAGTTAAATCGTCATGGTAATGAAGTTAACTTCCCTGATTTTAATCATATTGAAAATGGTCAAGTAGCTACTGGTTGGTTACGCGTATCACATCGTGAATTAGATCAAGAAAAATCCACAATTGCGCAACCTTGGCATAAACATGAAACAGAATTAAAGTTGTCACAAGATGAGATTGTACCTGTTGAAATCGAATTATTGCCTTCAGGCACGCTATTTAAACAAGGCGAAACATTAGAAGTTGTTGTTAAAGGTAGTGAAATTGTAATTGGTAATAGTACCCCTGGCATGAAAACACGTTATGAACATGAAGAAACCGTAAATAAAGGCATGCACATGATTTATACTGGTGGTAAATATGATTCACAATTAATCATTCCTATCGTTAATTAATATATGGTGATTACAGCCGACTGTGTTGATAAGCAACATGTAAATAAATCAACTTGAAATAGTGAAAGCATTGTATAACAAGGGAAGACCACACGCTTGGTAGCTTAAACCAAGGTGTGGCCCTTTTTATTATTGATGGCTATTTAATTTTATAAATCGTGTCACTAAACTTACTACAAGCAATATTAGACCAATAAATAAAGCCATGATTGCTGTATTACTTTCGTTGCTTACGCCTGTTTTTGGCAATTCTTTCAATTGTTGTATATGTACATCTTTGCTCTTGTTATCCAAATAATTACTTTGTTGTTTAACTATTTGTTTATTACTTTTTGTGTGAGTATCTTTTGCTTTAGTACTTGGATTTGCAGCACTATTATTCGATGTTCCATTGATGTTTTTCAACTGCTTGTTAACATTTGAATCTTTCGTGCCATCCATTAAATTATCTGGATGCTTTAGTAAATGTCTGCAATCCGATACTATTCCAGAATCATTTGCCTTTACAGTATTATTCGAAGCCTCATTATCATCTTTCAACTGCTTGATAACATTTGGATCTTTCGTACCATCTATTAAATTATCAAGTTTTTTCATACGTGCTATATCACTAACTGGCCCAGGATAATTTGCATCCGGTTGTCTAACTGGTATTAAATTGCTATTTTCATTCACACCTTCAGGCTTGTTATTTTCGGCGTTTGCATTATCCGTAAAAATCAACACTGATAAAATTGCAACAAATAAACTTATAACTTTTTTCATCTTATTCATCCTTTCCTATTTTACTACCTTAATATCATTGCTATTAAAGTAACCCATCCATCTATTTTTTTCGTCGTATAAAGAGTAATATTTATACCCATTCGGAATATTGTAATAGAGTTTGGCTGTATACGCTTTATCTATTTAATATAATTTTATTATACAATTGATATCAATTCAATTTTTTCCACTTCATGAATACTAAATAACATGACTATAAATTATGTTGCTAAGTTAGGAATTCTATTTTCTACCAAATAAATTCTGCATACTGTTTTAGAAAATCCATTCGAAAACTTATTTCTTTTTAAATATGTACATTATTAAACACTGATAAAAGTGCAACAATAATACATATGCTTCTCTTATGCTAATCAGATAGACATAAAAATAAAAACCCCTAATGGATAACTACATTGTTATCTACTAGAGGTTTCTAACTTATGCTATTTAATTTTATAACACTATCGTATTTTCTTTTTCGTGAATCATTTCAATAATGACATTGTCTTCATTCATTACTGCTACTTTAGGTGCATGGTGTTTAATTTCTTCTTCATTCAACTGTGCATAAGTCATGATTATGACTACGTCGCCTACTTCAACAAGTCTTGATGCTGCACCATTCAAACAAATTTTACCACTACCTCTTTCGCCAGCTATTACGTATGTTTCAAAACGTGCACCATTATTATTATTCACGATGGCTACTTTTTCATTAGGCAAGATGTCTACCGCGTCCAATATATCTGAATCAATCGTTATGCTACCTACATAATTTAAATTCGACTCAGTCACTCTTGCTCTATGAATTTTAGCATTCATCATTGTTCTTATCACTTTATTCAGCTCCAATTATTATATTATCTATTAAACGTGCTTTTGAAAATTTAACTGCTAACGAGATAAAAATGCGTCCAGTTATTTCGTGTTGTTCTACTAATTGAGGATAACTATAAACAGCAACTTCTTCAATGCGTCCACTTATATGTGATTCAAGATATTGAGTAACCTTGTCTATAATTACTTTACTTTGACGTTCACCGTCTTGATACAACGCTTGTGCTAATTGCAAACTTTTACTTAAATGTACCGCTTCTTGTCGTTCTTGCTCAGTTAAATAAACATTTCTTGAACTTTTCGCCAAACCATCTGCTTCTCGAACGATATCAATACCAATAATTTCAACGGCATGATTGAAGTCTTTTACCATTTGCTCGACAATCGCCAATTGCTGGGCATCTTTTTTTCCAAAATAAGCATAATCCGGCATAACAATATTAAATAGCTTATTAACTACTGTTACCACCCCATCAAAATGCCCTGGACGCTTCGCACCTTCTAACACATCAGCTAATGGACCTACTTTGACATCAATACCTAATTCACCTGGATACATATCTTCCACTGTAGGATGAAAAACAATGTCCGCACCTACTTCTGATACTAATTCCAAGTCTTTATCAATTTGTCTGGGATACGCGTCAAAATCTTCGTTAGGACCAAATTGTAATGGATTAACAAATACACTCACAACTGTAATATCATTTGTACTAACTGATTCGCGAACCATCGTTAAATGTCCATCATGTAAGGCACCCATTGTTGGGATAAAGCCAATCGTTGTGCCTGAGCGCTTGGCTGCTTTAACAATGTGTTGCATCTCTTTTACCGTAGTAATCAGCTTAGTCATTGTCATTAACCTCATTCATAATTTTCTTTTTATATGTGTATGCTTCTGACGGAAATGCACCAGATTTAACTTCTTGATCGTATTGTTTTAAACCTTCCACACCAACACTGAAATCAGAAAATTGCTTCACAAATTTCGCTTTATGTTCAACACCATAATTTAACATGTCATGATAAACCAATACTTGACCATCTGTGCCTTTGCCTGCACCAATACCAATGACTGGAATTGTTAAGTGCTTACTAATTTCTTCAGCTAAATCATTTGGAATTGCTTCAAGAACTAATGCAACCGCACCAGCTTGTTCTACATTTTTAGCATCTACAATAAGCTGCTCTGCTGCTGCTTTCGTTGTACCTTGTAGTTTATAGCCCATAACACCAACACTTTGAGGTGTTAGACCTAGATGTGCAACAACTGGAATACCAATTGCCGTTGCTTTCTCAATAAACGGAGTAATATGTGCACCTTCTGCTTTAATCGCATTTGCATTTGTCTCTTGATAAAGTCTTAATGCATTATTTAAATCTTGAGTCATAGAGATACCTACTGCACCAATTGGCATATCAACAACTATAAATGTATTTGGTGCACCTCTTCTTACTGCGCGACCGTGATGAATCATATCAGCTAATGTTACTTGTACCGTGCTTTCATAGCCCAATACTGTCATACCTAATGAATCGCCAACAAGAATCATATCTATACTTGCTGCTTCAACTTGTTTGGCACTTGGAAAATCATAAGCTGTTACCATAGAAATTTTAGTTTGCTTTTGTTTCATATCTATTAATTGACTTACTGTTTTCAATGTTATTCAACCTCTTTTTGCAGTATTATTAGAAATAGTATAATTAATCTTTTATAGAAAGGAAAGAAGAAGATGTTATCAGTCGCGATTATCGGTCCAGGCGCTGTTGGTTCAACAATTGCTTACGAATTGCAACAATCAATGTCTAATGCAACGCTTATCGGGAAACACGCCAAAACATTAACATATTATACTGTACCACATGCACCGGCACAAGACATTACTGTAATGGGTTATGACGATATAACAAATGTATTCGATGTAATCATTATCGCTGTAAAAACACATCAACTCTCTGATGTTATTCCTCATTTAAAACGCCTTGCACATGAGAATACGCTCATCATTTTAGCTCAAAATGGGAATGGTCAATTAGAACGTATTCCATATAAACACGTATACCAAGCAGTTGTTTACATAAGTGGTCAAAAGAAAGACGATGTTGTTACGCATTTTAGAGATTATCAAATACGTCTACAAGATACTGCTTTAACTCGTCAATTTAAAGATCTAGTTCAAAATAGTCATATAGATGTTGTATTGGAAGCAAATATACAACAAGCCATTTGGTATAAATTGTTAGTAAACTTAGGCATTAATTCAATCACAGCACTAGGCAGACAGACTGTCGCAATTATGCATAATCCTGAAATACGTATGTTATGTAGACAATTACTTGAAGATGGTTGTCGAGTTGCACAGGCTGAAGGTTTAGACTTTTCAGAGCAAACCGTTGATACCATTATGTCCATATATCAAGGTTATCCAGACGAAATGGGTACGAGCATGTATTATGATATTATGCACCACCAGCCTCTTGAAGTTGAAGCAATTCAAGGATTTATTTATCGACGTGCACGAGCACACAAACTTGATACGCCTTACTTAGATACCATTTACAGCTTTTTAAAAGCGTATCAACAACAACTTTAAACACACGCACATATTAAAAACCTTAACGATGCATTTAAAACATTTCGTTCTAAATATCGTTAAGGTCTTCTTATGATATTTATTGGATTATTCAGCTTCTCTAATTTCTTCTGCCACATCTTTGTAATCAATTTTTGTTTTAACAAATGTCTCATTATTTACCGGGAAATGTTGCTGGAAAGTTTCAAAGTTTTGAATTTCAATGACGACATCATCCACTTCAAAGTCAAGCACATGTCCACCATAACTTCTATTATCATCCGCAAAATGAATATGGAACCCAGCAGATCCTATACCATGAAATAATTCTGGTGTGAAAAATCCAACGATGGTACCACGAATATTCTGTCTTATTTCTTCTGGCTGTCTGCGAGCTGAATCAATCAAACGTGTATATGGCGGTTGTTGTGCAGGCATCATTCGTACATGCATATGTTTAAATGTCCCATAAATTTTTACAGCTGAAAATAAATTGTCACTCAACATTTCATTTTTAATCTGTGCAAACACATCTTCTTGTGACAGTTGTTGCAATGAAAAAGTTTTACTCGCTTTAAAATTAGTGATTGATGCATACGGTACTTTCTCATCACCTGTTAATTCTATAAACTGTTTGTGTTCATTGGCATGATATGCCTTTCCATCTAGAAAAATCACTTCTCCATCAGAACCAGTTAACGTTGCGATTCCTAAATTCCCATGTTCTAATACTTCATTAATTGTCGCAGTTCCCTCTAGTAGACCAGCCATTAATGTGCCTAATGTGCCATGCTGATACAAGACATTTGTCATTCGAAAACCATCTCCCATATAGTATTACTAGTCGTCATGATCTAAAATGTATCTCGTGTATTATCCCAATCCTATATAGTCAATTACATCTCGACATTTTGCTTCGTGTCATTAACATTTTATGAGTCATGATACTTTATTCATTTATTATTTTACGCCAAAAGTATTCTCACTATCAATGACTGTACAAAAAATGAACCTATCAATGTAACAGATTACTGCAACTTTGATAGATTCACTTAACACTAACATATCTATTTTTAAGAATTAAAGCTGTATTAGTCTTCTAATAGGTATTTAATTGAATCGAATGTATCTTCTAAT harbors:
- a CDS encoding fructosamine kinase family protein; protein product: MNEQWLEHLPLKDIKDISPVSGGDVNEAYRVETDADTFFLLVQRGRKESFYAAEIAGLNEFERAGITAPRVIASGEVNGDAYLVMTYLEEGASGSQRQLGKLVAQLHSQQQEEGKFGFPLPYEGGDISFDNHWQDDWCTIFVDKRMDHLKDALLNRGLWDANDIKVYDKVRHQIVTELKNHQSKPSLLHGDLWGGNYMFLQDGRPALFDPAPLYGDREFDIGITTVFGGFTSEFYDAYNKHYPLAKGASYRLEFYRLYLLMVHLLKFGEMYRDSVAHSMDKILQGTTS
- a CDS encoding quinone-dependent dihydroorotate dehydrogenase produces the protein MYKLIKPFLFKIEPEKAHGLTIDALKTLQKFPVLFPVVDKLFTYKNPMLSQTIQGNTYDNPIGLAAGFDKSCEVPKALEHLGFGALELGGITPKPQPGNPQPRMFRLLEDDALINRMGFNNIGMNKALSHLRKHAYQVPVGINVGVNKMTPYEARYQDYIKVIDTFKHDVSFFTVNISSPNTENLQNFHDKDEFSMLCQALTTFKKQHDVTVPIYLKLTSDMDFDGLKALLPAITKTFDGVILANTTRQRDGLTSANKVEEGGLSGRPLFERNLKLIKYAYQQTNGEFLIIGTGGVFSTEDAIKMMRHGASLIQIYSSLVIEGPGLTKKMNKGIARYLKDNHFNNVNDIIGLDA
- a CDS encoding epoxyqueuosine reductase QueH codes for the protein MINAEPIIGKMKNQKINYDKVLKKLIGQWEREAIRPKILLHSCCAPCSTYTLEFLTQYADIAIYFANSNIHPKNEYLRRAKVQEQFVEDFNRKTGANVKYIEAPYEPHKFMKMVKDKELADEKEGGLRCTACFEMRLDIVAKAAVEHGYDYFGSALTLSPKKNAQLINELGMDVQKIYDVNYLPSDFKKSKGYERSIEMCNDYNIFRQCYCGCVFAAMQQGIDFKTVNKEAKAFLEQYPD
- a CDS encoding FAD-dependent monooxygenase, with amino-acid sequence MNNGVLIVGAGPSGLAMAISLSNQGVPFKIIDKNEGSGTASRAMAIQSRVLEFYQQFGFVDRIVESGIEAATLKLYKDKKAIAQIPLGKLGKGISPYPYVLTLPQDIHEKILVDELKNLGGHIDWKHELVSFTDEGNAVTAKIQSPDGSVSTQTFSYICGCDGASSVVRKSLDIGFAGGTYRQTFFVADVENGTELKDASMGFHYNYFCMGFPVRFKGQLRLIGLVPDNLKVDGDAPKDFVTLIPHVERILPIKVNKVNWYSSYRAHHRVAERFRVGRIFICGDAGHIHSPAGGQGMNTGISDALNLAWKISAVLKGKASTNLLDTYEPERIEFAKKLVSTTDTAFQIMVNSRMVKNFVIPFLAPKLLRFNTLKKLLFKTISQTNLNYHQSELSTGEYGKIKGGDRLPWIYNENIDNFVPLKSYDWQIHLYGTMTQDVKQLAYETGVPMYNVPWNKSMYAKGIKENSVFLVRPDSYVSVATDAKNLEQIKNMIHKYSIRHLN
- a CDS encoding VOC family protein — its product is MTALFPYIAFENSKEALAYYEEVFGATDVKRLEVGEEQASHFGMSKEQAQEATMHAEFEVLGVKVLCSDSFGRADKINNGISLLIDYDVNNKEDADKVETFYEQIKDHASIEIELPFADQFWGGKMGIFTDKYGVRWMLHGQDYNAMPQ
- a CDS encoding TetR/AcrR family transcriptional regulator — its product is MTIDRRIRKSQIAIRDAFIELLQHQQLEQVTVQQIADLADVNRSTFYTHYYDKYDLLEKLEDQQLEEIKTFINDNTSNEATGLSADNIYNIMKILIGNIEENIPFYQLMFRMGKDSNIHEKLYDLIMCHLQRYKNENDQINGIPFSYFMSYVSGAGLSLIRHWVEDPNRIDKVDLIRHFNMIVNQGPATIIKNIQ